Proteins co-encoded in one Myotis daubentonii chromosome 8, mMyoDau2.1, whole genome shotgun sequence genomic window:
- the ASXL1 gene encoding polycomb group protein ASXL1 isoform X2, with translation MLSSALLLDHYAYRSGTSPLACLNAMLHSNSRGGEGLFYKLPGRISLFTLKKDALQWSRNPAAVEGEEPEDTADVESCGSNETSTVSGENDVSLDETSSNASCSTESQSRPLSNPRDSYRASSQAGKQKKKTGVMLPRVVLTPLKVNGAHVEPASGFSGRQADGESGSPSSSSSGSLALGSAAIRGQAEVARDPAPLLRGFRKPATGQMKRNRGEEVDFETPGSILVNTNLRALINSRTFHALPSHFQQQLLFLLPEVDRQVGTDGLLRLSSSALNNEFFTHAAQSWRERLADGEFTHEMQVRIRQEMEKEKKVEQWKEKFFEDYYGQKLGLAREELLQQNVGQEEAEIKSDLRVPGGSARPQRGPATRQRDGHFKKRSRPDLRTRARRNLYKKPELEQGGIVKDTQSVAPDIPLYKDGEAKTDSAGAGSPHLPGTSSAVPDSEGPRFTVETGASLIQTDPDDLARASASPDRIPSLHQETVDQEPRDQKRKSFEEAASASFPEKKPRLEDRQSFRNTIESVHSEKPQPTKEEPKVPPIRIQLSRIKPPWVVKGQPTYQICPRIVPITESSCRGWTGARTLADIKARALQIRGARGHHCHREAATTAIGGGGGPGGGGGRTTDEGGGRGSSSGDGGEACGHLEPRGAPGTPGECASDLQRTQLLPPRPLNGEHTQVGTATPRARREHLASLRKEENSLQRAPDASRREDVSQLLMAPTGDQPCQALPPLSSKTPAPERLVEQPTLHLDVRTEGESDTTSRERDNKEQRPTLLPDDGPIQSLVGDVTLEGGTGQALDRDGNPTVKDPVNVTPSSTPEESLTGCVQDRQLGLGDSCPPMKGRATIQEDLKTEAGFSNVGQLEPDSRENVPSVQPQVGEEWEKAAPLIPALSGGLTAEDGLDLPSCPSLGTVPSHGCSDSPGNECQQVEVENVKINGDSEALSPHSESTDTASDFESHLSENSSDADPTEATVMERSSVVDKEEKHDWNHSASLAKMNGDHSLVKRTDRMVAPQSWVSRVCAVPQKIPDSLLLASTEYQPRPVSLGRPGSSVEATNPLVMQLLQGNLPLEKVLPPALSGSRLEPPRLPLAKEQGMGSLQDPGGNSCAVGRSSPGPLRALKEPLLPDSCEANTGLARLEATQAPGTPQKISKMVPSLDSLYPVTNPTAASGKIEVDSKEQFFSFSCEEQKKGRDLPQCSNSNAAPGKSPGNLTTSRAPCFSSPNVISVGPDQTGRARGDQNSAGGQGKKLFGSRNLAATLQCPKPVAPVPLPADASPGFPSRKLGPSKNSVSGGVQTAREDWAPKTPPASVGSIKSEKTFVGAPLKANAENRNEAGPGPRDLVDHLQAMPFVLDLPFWKLPREPGKGLSQPLEPSSIPSQLNIKQAFYGKLSKLQLSSTSFNYSSSSPAFPKGLAGSVVQLSHKANFGANHSASLSLQMFTDSSTVESISLQCACSLKAMIMCQGCGAFCHDDCIGPSKLCVLCLVVR, from the exons AAGGATGCCCTGCAGTGGTCTCGCAATCCGGCTGCAGTGGAGGGAGAGGAGCCAGAGGACACAGCTGATGTAGAGAGCTGTGGGTCTAATGAAACCAGCACTGTGAGTGGTGAAAATGATG TATCACTTGATGAAACATCTTCTAATGCATCCTGTTCTACAGAATCTCAGAGTCGGCCTCTTTCCAATCCCAGGGACAGCTACAGAGCTTCCTCACAG GCAGGCAAGCAAAAGAAGAAGACTGGTGTGATGCTGCCTCGCGTTGTCCTGACTCCTCTGAAGGTAAACGGGGCCCACGTGGAACCTGCCTCAG GGTTCTCGGGCCGCCAAGCTGATGGCGAGAGTGGCAGCCcgtccagcagcagcagcggctcTCTGGCCCTGGGCAGCGCTGCTATTCGTGGCCAGGCCGAGGTCGCCCGGGACCCTGCCCCGCTCCTGAGAGGCTTCCGGAAGCCGGCCACAG GTCAAATGAAGCGCAACAGAGGGGAAGAGGTAGATTTTGAGACACCTGGGTCCATTCTTGTCAATACCAACCTTCGGGCCCTGATAAATTCTCGGACCTTCCACGCCCTGCCATCCCACTTCCAGCAGCAGCTCCTTTTCCTCCTGCCTGAAGTGGACAGACAG GTGGGGACGGACGGCCTGTTGCGTCTCAGCAGCAGTGCACTGAATAACGAGTTTTTCACCCACGCGGCTCAGAGCTGGCGGGAACGCCTGGCTGATG GTGAATTCACTCATGAGATGCAAGTCAGGATACGGCAGGaaatggagaaggaaaagaaggtggAACAATGGAAAGAAAAGTTCTTTGAGGACTACTATGGACAGAA GTTGGGTTTGGCCAGAGAAGAGTTGTTGCAGCAGAACgtgggccaggaggaggctgaAATCAAGAGTGACTTGCGAGTCCCAGGAGGATCAGCACGGCCACAGCGTGGTCCAGCCACCCGGCAGCGAGACGGGCATTTCAAGAAACGCTCTCGGCCAGATCTCCGAACCAGAGCCAGGAGGAATCTGTACAAGAAACCAGAGCTAGAACAAGGAGGGATTGTTAAAGACACACAGTCTGTGGCACCTGACATCCCCCTCTACAAGGATGGGGAGGCTAAGACTGATTCAGCAGGGGCAGGCAGTCCCCACCTGCCTGGCACATCCTCTGCAGTGCCTGACTCCGAGGGTCCCAGATTCACAGTGGAGACGGGAGCTTCCCTGATCCAAACCGATCCTGACGACCTGGCACGGGCCTCTGCCTCTCCAGACAGAATTCCCAGCTTGCATCAGGAGACTGTTGATCAGGAACCTAGAGATCAGAAGAGGAAATCCTTTGAGGAGGCAGCCTCTGCATCCTTTCCCGAAAAGAAGCCCCGGCTTGAAGATCGTCAGTCCTTTCGTAACACAATTGAAAGTGTTCACTCCGAAAAGCCACAGCCCACCAAAGAGGAGCCCAAAGTCCCGCCCATCCGG ATACAACTTTCACGTATCAAACCACCCTGGGTGGTTAAAGGTCAGCCCACTTACCAGATATGCCCCCGAATTGTCCCCATCACGGAGTCCTCCTGCCGGGGCTGGACTGGTGCCAGGACCCTCGCAGACATTAAAGCCCGTGCTTTGCAGATCCGAGGGGCGAGAGGCCACCACTGCCATCGAGAGGCGGCCACCACTGCCATCGGAGGGGGGGGTGGCCCGGGTGGAGGTGGCGGCAGGACCACCGATGAGGGaggtggcagaggcagcagcagtggtgatggtggtgaggcCTGTGGCCACCTTGAGCCCAGAGGAGCCCCGGGCACCCCTGGAGAGTGTGCGTCAGATCTACAGCGAACACAACTACTGCCGCCTCGTCCTCTAAATGGGGAGCACACCCAGGTTGGAACTGCTACACCCAGAGCCAGGAGGGAGCACCTGGCTTCTCTCAGAAAGGAGGAGAACTCCCTACAGAGGGCACCAGATGCAAGCAGGCGAGAAGATGTCTCCCAACTCCTCATGGCTCCCACTGGGGACCAGCCATGCCAGGCTTTGCCCCCACTGTCCTCCAAAACCCCAGCACCTGAGAGATTAGTTGAGCAGCCTACCTTGCATCTAGATGTTAGAACTGAAGGTGAATCTGATACCACTTCCCGGGAAAGGGATAATAAAGAGCAAAGACCCACTCTTCTCCCTGACGATGGTCCTATTCAgtctctggtgggggatgttacATTAGAAGGAGGAACTGGCCAGGCTCTGGACAGGGACGGTAATCCAACTGTGAAGGATCCTGTGAATGTGACCCCCAGTTCCACCCCTGAggagtcattgactggctgcgTACAGGACAGACAATTAGGACTTGGTGACTCATGCCCGCCCATGAAGGGAAGAGCTACTATACAAGAAGACCTGAAAACCGAGGCTGGCTTCTCCAATGTGGGACAGCTCGAACCAGACTCCAGAGAGAACGTCCCATCTGTCCAGCCCCAGGTTGGAGAAGAGTGGGAGAAGGCTGCTCCCCTCATTCCTGCATTGTCTGGGGGTTTGACAGCCGAAGATGGTTTAGATCTTCCCAGCTGTCCTTCACTTGGGACAGTGCCATCTCACGGGTGCAGTGACAGCCCAGGGAACGAATGCCAACAGGTGGAAGTTGAAAACGTGAAAATCAACGGAGACTCTGAAGCACTGAGTCCTCACAGCGAATCCACAGACACAGCCTCTGACTTTGAAAGCCACCTCTCTGAGAACAGCAGTGATGCTGACCCTACTGAAGCCACAGTGATGGAGAGGTCCTCGGTGGTGGACAAAGAGGAGAAACATGATTGGAACCACTCTGCCTCACTTGCCAAAATGAATGGTGACCATAGTCTGGTTAAaaggacagacaggatggttGCTCCCCAGAGCTGGGTGTCTCGCGTATGTGCAGTCCCCCAAAAGATCCCAGattccctgctgctggccagtaCCGAGTACCAGCCGAGGCCTGTGTCCCTGGGCAGGCCTGGGTCCTCAGTGGAGGCCACTAACCCACTCGTGATGCAGTTGCTGCAGGGCAACTTGCCCCTGGAAAAGGTCCTTCCTCCAGCCCTCTCTGGCAGCAGACTGGAACCTCCACGACTCCCACTTGCCAAAGAGCAGGGAATGGGATCTTTGCAAGATCCTGGGGGGAACAGTTGTGCGGTGGGCAGGAGCAGCCCCGGTCCTTTAAGAGCTTTGAAGGAACCTCTTCTACCCGACAGCTGTGAAGCCAACACTGGTCTTGCCAGACTGGAGGCCACCCAGGCTCCTGGAACACCCCAAAAGATTTCCAAGATGGTCCCAAGTTTAGATTCCCTATATCCAGTGACCAATCCGACAGCTGCCTCTGGGAAAATAGAAGTGGATTCCAAAGAGCAGTTCTTTTCCTTTAGTTGTGAAGAACAGAAGAAAGGCCGAGATCTGCCCCAGTGCAGTAATTCAAATGCTGCCCCAGGCAAAAGTCCAGGAAATCTCACTACCTCGAGAGCCCCTTGTTTCTCATCTCCAAATGTGATCTCCGTGGGTCCTGATCAGACAGGCCGGGCCCGGGGTGATCAGAACAGTGCTGGAGGTCAAGGGAAGAAGCTCTTTGGCTCTAGAAACCTggctgcaacccttcagtgcccCAAGCCTGTGGCGCCAGTCCCGCTGCCCGCTGATGCCTCTCCTGGTTTTCCCAGTAGGAAGTTGGGGCCAAGTAAAAACTCTGTGTCTGGTGGGGTACAGACTGCCAGGGAAGACTGGGCTCCAAAGACACCACCTGCCTCTGTTGGCAGCATCAAGAGTGAAAAGACTTTTGTGGGGGCGCCTCTCAAGGCAAATgcagaaaacagaaatgaagctGGACCCGGTCCTCGGGATCTGGTGGATCACTTGCAAGCGATGCCCTTTGTCCTTGACCTGCCCTTCTGGAAATTGCCTCGAGAGCCTGGGAAAGGTCTCAGTCAACCTCTCGAGCCTTCTTCTATCCCCTCCCAACTCAACATTAAACAGGCATTTTATGGGAAGCTTTCTAAACTCCAGCTAAGTTCCACCAGCTTTAATTATTCCTCCAGCTCCCCAGCCTTTCCCAAAGGCCTTGCTGGAAGTGTGGTGCAGCTGAGCCACAAAGCAAACTTTGGTGCGAACCACAGTGCATCACTTTCCTTGCAAATGTTCACCGACAGCAGCACAGTGGAAAGCATCTCGCTCCAGTGTGCGTGCAGCCTGAAAGCCATGATCATGTGCCAGGGCTGTGGTGCGTTCTGTCATGACGACTGTATTGGACCCTCCAAGCTCTGTGTATTGTGCCTTGTGGTAAGATAA
- the ASXL1 gene encoding polycomb group protein ASXL1 isoform X1 — MKDKQKRKKERTWAEAARLVLENYSDAPMTPKQILQVIEAEGLKEMSGTSPLACLNAMLHSNSRGGEGLFYKLPGRISLFTLKKDALQWSRNPAAVEGEEPEDTADVESCGSNETSTVSGENDVSLDETSSNASCSTESQSRPLSNPRDSYRASSQAGKQKKKTGVMLPRVVLTPLKVNGAHVEPASGFSGRQADGESGSPSSSSSGSLALGSAAIRGQAEVARDPAPLLRGFRKPATGQMKRNRGEEVDFETPGSILVNTNLRALINSRTFHALPSHFQQQLLFLLPEVDRQVGTDGLLRLSSSALNNEFFTHAAQSWRERLADGEFTHEMQVRIRQEMEKEKKVEQWKEKFFEDYYGQKLGLAREELLQQNVGQEEAEIKSDLRVPGGSARPQRGPATRQRDGHFKKRSRPDLRTRARRNLYKKPELEQGGIVKDTQSVAPDIPLYKDGEAKTDSAGAGSPHLPGTSSAVPDSEGPRFTVETGASLIQTDPDDLARASASPDRIPSLHQETVDQEPRDQKRKSFEEAASASFPEKKPRLEDRQSFRNTIESVHSEKPQPTKEEPKVPPIRIQLSRIKPPWVVKGQPTYQICPRIVPITESSCRGWTGARTLADIKARALQIRGARGHHCHREAATTAIGGGGGPGGGGGRTTDEGGGRGSSSGDGGEACGHLEPRGAPGTPGECASDLQRTQLLPPRPLNGEHTQVGTATPRARREHLASLRKEENSLQRAPDASRREDVSQLLMAPTGDQPCQALPPLSSKTPAPERLVEQPTLHLDVRTEGESDTTSRERDNKEQRPTLLPDDGPIQSLVGDVTLEGGTGQALDRDGNPTVKDPVNVTPSSTPEESLTGCVQDRQLGLGDSCPPMKGRATIQEDLKTEAGFSNVGQLEPDSRENVPSVQPQVGEEWEKAAPLIPALSGGLTAEDGLDLPSCPSLGTVPSHGCSDSPGNECQQVEVENVKINGDSEALSPHSESTDTASDFESHLSENSSDADPTEATVMERSSVVDKEEKHDWNHSASLAKMNGDHSLVKRTDRMVAPQSWVSRVCAVPQKIPDSLLLASTEYQPRPVSLGRPGSSVEATNPLVMQLLQGNLPLEKVLPPALSGSRLEPPRLPLAKEQGMGSLQDPGGNSCAVGRSSPGPLRALKEPLLPDSCEANTGLARLEATQAPGTPQKISKMVPSLDSLYPVTNPTAASGKIEVDSKEQFFSFSCEEQKKGRDLPQCSNSNAAPGKSPGNLTTSRAPCFSSPNVISVGPDQTGRARGDQNSAGGQGKKLFGSRNLAATLQCPKPVAPVPLPADASPGFPSRKLGPSKNSVSGGVQTAREDWAPKTPPASVGSIKSEKTFVGAPLKANAENRNEAGPGPRDLVDHLQAMPFVLDLPFWKLPREPGKGLSQPLEPSSIPSQLNIKQAFYGKLSKLQLSSTSFNYSSSSPAFPKGLAGSVVQLSHKANFGANHSASLSLQMFTDSSTVESISLQCACSLKAMIMCQGCGAFCHDDCIGPSKLCVLCLVVR, encoded by the exons AAGGATGCCCTGCAGTGGTCTCGCAATCCGGCTGCAGTGGAGGGAGAGGAGCCAGAGGACACAGCTGATGTAGAGAGCTGTGGGTCTAATGAAACCAGCACTGTGAGTGGTGAAAATGATG TATCACTTGATGAAACATCTTCTAATGCATCCTGTTCTACAGAATCTCAGAGTCGGCCTCTTTCCAATCCCAGGGACAGCTACAGAGCTTCCTCACAG GCAGGCAAGCAAAAGAAGAAGACTGGTGTGATGCTGCCTCGCGTTGTCCTGACTCCTCTGAAGGTAAACGGGGCCCACGTGGAACCTGCCTCAG GGTTCTCGGGCCGCCAAGCTGATGGCGAGAGTGGCAGCCcgtccagcagcagcagcggctcTCTGGCCCTGGGCAGCGCTGCTATTCGTGGCCAGGCCGAGGTCGCCCGGGACCCTGCCCCGCTCCTGAGAGGCTTCCGGAAGCCGGCCACAG GTCAAATGAAGCGCAACAGAGGGGAAGAGGTAGATTTTGAGACACCTGGGTCCATTCTTGTCAATACCAACCTTCGGGCCCTGATAAATTCTCGGACCTTCCACGCCCTGCCATCCCACTTCCAGCAGCAGCTCCTTTTCCTCCTGCCTGAAGTGGACAGACAG GTGGGGACGGACGGCCTGTTGCGTCTCAGCAGCAGTGCACTGAATAACGAGTTTTTCACCCACGCGGCTCAGAGCTGGCGGGAACGCCTGGCTGATG GTGAATTCACTCATGAGATGCAAGTCAGGATACGGCAGGaaatggagaaggaaaagaaggtggAACAATGGAAAGAAAAGTTCTTTGAGGACTACTATGGACAGAA GTTGGGTTTGGCCAGAGAAGAGTTGTTGCAGCAGAACgtgggccaggaggaggctgaAATCAAGAGTGACTTGCGAGTCCCAGGAGGATCAGCACGGCCACAGCGTGGTCCAGCCACCCGGCAGCGAGACGGGCATTTCAAGAAACGCTCTCGGCCAGATCTCCGAACCAGAGCCAGGAGGAATCTGTACAAGAAACCAGAGCTAGAACAAGGAGGGATTGTTAAAGACACACAGTCTGTGGCACCTGACATCCCCCTCTACAAGGATGGGGAGGCTAAGACTGATTCAGCAGGGGCAGGCAGTCCCCACCTGCCTGGCACATCCTCTGCAGTGCCTGACTCCGAGGGTCCCAGATTCACAGTGGAGACGGGAGCTTCCCTGATCCAAACCGATCCTGACGACCTGGCACGGGCCTCTGCCTCTCCAGACAGAATTCCCAGCTTGCATCAGGAGACTGTTGATCAGGAACCTAGAGATCAGAAGAGGAAATCCTTTGAGGAGGCAGCCTCTGCATCCTTTCCCGAAAAGAAGCCCCGGCTTGAAGATCGTCAGTCCTTTCGTAACACAATTGAAAGTGTTCACTCCGAAAAGCCACAGCCCACCAAAGAGGAGCCCAAAGTCCCGCCCATCCGG ATACAACTTTCACGTATCAAACCACCCTGGGTGGTTAAAGGTCAGCCCACTTACCAGATATGCCCCCGAATTGTCCCCATCACGGAGTCCTCCTGCCGGGGCTGGACTGGTGCCAGGACCCTCGCAGACATTAAAGCCCGTGCTTTGCAGATCCGAGGGGCGAGAGGCCACCACTGCCATCGAGAGGCGGCCACCACTGCCATCGGAGGGGGGGGTGGCCCGGGTGGAGGTGGCGGCAGGACCACCGATGAGGGaggtggcagaggcagcagcagtggtgatggtggtgaggcCTGTGGCCACCTTGAGCCCAGAGGAGCCCCGGGCACCCCTGGAGAGTGTGCGTCAGATCTACAGCGAACACAACTACTGCCGCCTCGTCCTCTAAATGGGGAGCACACCCAGGTTGGAACTGCTACACCCAGAGCCAGGAGGGAGCACCTGGCTTCTCTCAGAAAGGAGGAGAACTCCCTACAGAGGGCACCAGATGCAAGCAGGCGAGAAGATGTCTCCCAACTCCTCATGGCTCCCACTGGGGACCAGCCATGCCAGGCTTTGCCCCCACTGTCCTCCAAAACCCCAGCACCTGAGAGATTAGTTGAGCAGCCTACCTTGCATCTAGATGTTAGAACTGAAGGTGAATCTGATACCACTTCCCGGGAAAGGGATAATAAAGAGCAAAGACCCACTCTTCTCCCTGACGATGGTCCTATTCAgtctctggtgggggatgttacATTAGAAGGAGGAACTGGCCAGGCTCTGGACAGGGACGGTAATCCAACTGTGAAGGATCCTGTGAATGTGACCCCCAGTTCCACCCCTGAggagtcattgactggctgcgTACAGGACAGACAATTAGGACTTGGTGACTCATGCCCGCCCATGAAGGGAAGAGCTACTATACAAGAAGACCTGAAAACCGAGGCTGGCTTCTCCAATGTGGGACAGCTCGAACCAGACTCCAGAGAGAACGTCCCATCTGTCCAGCCCCAGGTTGGAGAAGAGTGGGAGAAGGCTGCTCCCCTCATTCCTGCATTGTCTGGGGGTTTGACAGCCGAAGATGGTTTAGATCTTCCCAGCTGTCCTTCACTTGGGACAGTGCCATCTCACGGGTGCAGTGACAGCCCAGGGAACGAATGCCAACAGGTGGAAGTTGAAAACGTGAAAATCAACGGAGACTCTGAAGCACTGAGTCCTCACAGCGAATCCACAGACACAGCCTCTGACTTTGAAAGCCACCTCTCTGAGAACAGCAGTGATGCTGACCCTACTGAAGCCACAGTGATGGAGAGGTCCTCGGTGGTGGACAAAGAGGAGAAACATGATTGGAACCACTCTGCCTCACTTGCCAAAATGAATGGTGACCATAGTCTGGTTAAaaggacagacaggatggttGCTCCCCAGAGCTGGGTGTCTCGCGTATGTGCAGTCCCCCAAAAGATCCCAGattccctgctgctggccagtaCCGAGTACCAGCCGAGGCCTGTGTCCCTGGGCAGGCCTGGGTCCTCAGTGGAGGCCACTAACCCACTCGTGATGCAGTTGCTGCAGGGCAACTTGCCCCTGGAAAAGGTCCTTCCTCCAGCCCTCTCTGGCAGCAGACTGGAACCTCCACGACTCCCACTTGCCAAAGAGCAGGGAATGGGATCTTTGCAAGATCCTGGGGGGAACAGTTGTGCGGTGGGCAGGAGCAGCCCCGGTCCTTTAAGAGCTTTGAAGGAACCTCTTCTACCCGACAGCTGTGAAGCCAACACTGGTCTTGCCAGACTGGAGGCCACCCAGGCTCCTGGAACACCCCAAAAGATTTCCAAGATGGTCCCAAGTTTAGATTCCCTATATCCAGTGACCAATCCGACAGCTGCCTCTGGGAAAATAGAAGTGGATTCCAAAGAGCAGTTCTTTTCCTTTAGTTGTGAAGAACAGAAGAAAGGCCGAGATCTGCCCCAGTGCAGTAATTCAAATGCTGCCCCAGGCAAAAGTCCAGGAAATCTCACTACCTCGAGAGCCCCTTGTTTCTCATCTCCAAATGTGATCTCCGTGGGTCCTGATCAGACAGGCCGGGCCCGGGGTGATCAGAACAGTGCTGGAGGTCAAGGGAAGAAGCTCTTTGGCTCTAGAAACCTggctgcaacccttcagtgcccCAAGCCTGTGGCGCCAGTCCCGCTGCCCGCTGATGCCTCTCCTGGTTTTCCCAGTAGGAAGTTGGGGCCAAGTAAAAACTCTGTGTCTGGTGGGGTACAGACTGCCAGGGAAGACTGGGCTCCAAAGACACCACCTGCCTCTGTTGGCAGCATCAAGAGTGAAAAGACTTTTGTGGGGGCGCCTCTCAAGGCAAATgcagaaaacagaaatgaagctGGACCCGGTCCTCGGGATCTGGTGGATCACTTGCAAGCGATGCCCTTTGTCCTTGACCTGCCCTTCTGGAAATTGCCTCGAGAGCCTGGGAAAGGTCTCAGTCAACCTCTCGAGCCTTCTTCTATCCCCTCCCAACTCAACATTAAACAGGCATTTTATGGGAAGCTTTCTAAACTCCAGCTAAGTTCCACCAGCTTTAATTATTCCTCCAGCTCCCCAGCCTTTCCCAAAGGCCTTGCTGGAAGTGTGGTGCAGCTGAGCCACAAAGCAAACTTTGGTGCGAACCACAGTGCATCACTTTCCTTGCAAATGTTCACCGACAGCAGCACAGTGGAAAGCATCTCGCTCCAGTGTGCGTGCAGCCTGAAAGCCATGATCATGTGCCAGGGCTGTGGTGCGTTCTGTCATGACGACTGTATTGGACCCTCCAAGCTCTGTGTATTGTGCCTTGTGGTAAGATAA